The proteins below come from a single Microbulbifer sp. Q7 genomic window:
- a CDS encoding RHS repeat-associated core domain-containing protein: MQVYVENKFGQRFRVVEGWQSPSTVFDNDASAELLTGFPPTALGQIFEQFLAHNPQCMVGALSVGETSPLHVTQFPGIPPHFSEEHKAVYAAVRRHQILIEEAPLGETILEERQSHIRQKLRLSLQKIVAEERVEVAHIQAVHEQRGALEKVGAHLSRGAQGFGDAAWGLAVWAKDLGEVAMVINPIRMQTAALGATYDYFVHEKSFEASRREYQGEVKKEVVDVLGFDPATITAEQLKQAFEIAHLVYDDAALRGAIGRFAKDYVKAQHSLEISEFAGAGVFEIALTIVLAAFTGGVGAAAAMAKNARLMFRFKDVGDLMLDFAKYQKQYKLLQKKRGAKVGGSSYSALKSEDVSVTTASGIENGGAVKRSAKKDSAANRSSDSGTISATSDKSKSSDAVDKQGADVGVTDSGKTSQCNARACESGEPINLKTGEERLTLVDAVLDGPLPLTLARTYRSSNSRDTGLGVGWSHTFGETLVVEPSRGTVALHDAEGRIIRLPIPGDSGRSHNVVEQLSVTRESDRHWVVAPYGAPKGIQKHFRAESAAGSSLKLSEIRDDYGNFYRFHYVQGQLICVESSLGEALHISPVEGRVGALKKESRDGHISVIASYEYSEQGDLIRATDAKGHSERYEYVGHLIKKRTLKSGYSFHFRWDDSGPGARCLRQWGDPIDGQATYDYTFVWDEDGKGVAVTDTRGGTERYRFNAQALPIYYRDAEGGETLYSYNLLGQPTEIKLPAEEGSERKEIFAYDDCGRLTARTDAAGGVQKIEYNHNGQPAKVTDAAGRIWQREYNESGQVTASIDPLGQITRYTYNPIGLIGSITNPLGQTTRYLWNPQGKLSAVHDAAGRSQHYRYDIHQRLVEVQHGPDLYTRYEYDVQDRISAVTTPDGGRTEYSYNAQGLVAEIADPEGRTTHYDYDGLSQVKARTNPGGSRLQYQYDGERNLIGLTNEKGEQYRLKYDLKERLTEEVGFDGRVTRYAYNNAGHLIASRAVTDTASGKGVDTLYERDAFGRLLQEITPDGTTSYRYNRAGQMTEAETAHRKLRWNYDACGRLIGDWQDNAEILHSYDKAGNRIATRLPSGEELIYGYNEVGQFQSLHTQFAGAETATLLASINRDALGREIAREHGNGLTTNSSYDPQGRLQSLRVGKSASDANKPVENPLLERSYGYNRSGQLTQINDSLRGNRSYHYDALDRLTQVDGPSPEHFVHDPAHNILAAAGSAEEAQQQASSTQVNGNRLQFRGDTHYEYDIHGSRTAALRGKGKKLQTRYRYNSKHQLVAVAQYKLDDAGEPQLQSETHYQYDPLGRRVRKQGVGAITEFLWNGDVLLQETTRDSATSQDLKSRTYYFEPETFKPIALSEDGEVYQYHLDHLGTPETLTNSEGEVVWSVSYKTYGNLAIAHREEIAQPIRFQGQYFDEESGLHYNRFRFFDPECGRFTQQDPVGLLGGINNYQYVPNPLTWIDPYGLSCKEGYAVVRQFENGRQEGHFTIEVVLDDLKYSTHQVITEKDWSNTTIVRAGQYHLASSGPIHEVTIPLPDAKTAIEHQKNLINEPLGKYQAIENSCLSHVCDILDAGGGPKYSKSRIGYGKFFKKNGFGRLDAGGSILD, encoded by the coding sequence ATGCAGGTGTATGTAGAGAATAAATTTGGCCAGCGATTTCGGGTCGTTGAAGGCTGGCAAAGCCCCAGCACGGTATTCGACAACGACGCGTCCGCCGAGTTGCTGACGGGCTTCCCTCCCACCGCCCTGGGCCAGATTTTCGAGCAGTTTCTGGCCCATAACCCGCAATGCATGGTCGGTGCGCTTTCGGTGGGCGAGACATCCCCGCTGCATGTCACGCAGTTCCCCGGTATTCCCCCGCATTTTTCTGAAGAACACAAAGCAGTGTACGCCGCTGTGCGCCGACATCAGATCCTGATTGAAGAGGCACCACTGGGCGAGACCATCCTGGAGGAGCGGCAGTCTCATATTCGGCAAAAACTTCGTCTTTCTTTGCAGAAGATTGTTGCGGAAGAGCGCGTCGAAGTAGCGCATATCCAGGCCGTTCATGAGCAGCGCGGCGCACTTGAAAAAGTGGGGGCACATCTTTCCCGGGGCGCGCAGGGGTTCGGTGACGCCGCGTGGGGACTGGCGGTATGGGCAAAGGACCTCGGTGAAGTGGCGATGGTTATAAATCCCATTCGTATGCAGACCGCAGCACTGGGTGCCACATACGATTATTTCGTCCATGAAAAAAGTTTCGAGGCATCTCGCAGGGAATACCAGGGGGAAGTCAAAAAAGAAGTGGTGGACGTGCTTGGATTCGACCCCGCCACGATCACCGCAGAACAGCTAAAACAGGCATTTGAAATAGCCCACCTTGTCTATGACGACGCAGCACTACGCGGAGCCATCGGTCGTTTTGCCAAAGACTACGTAAAAGCCCAGCACAGCCTGGAGATATCAGAGTTCGCCGGTGCGGGCGTCTTTGAGATTGCGCTCACCATTGTTCTGGCTGCCTTTACCGGGGGTGTTGGTGCCGCCGCAGCCATGGCTAAAAATGCCCGCCTGATGTTCCGTTTCAAGGATGTGGGCGATCTGATGCTGGATTTTGCCAAGTATCAAAAGCAGTACAAGCTGTTGCAGAAGAAGCGTGGAGCCAAGGTTGGGGGTTCCTCCTACAGCGCGTTGAAATCCGAAGACGTGTCCGTCACCACGGCCTCAGGCATTGAGAATGGTGGGGCCGTCAAAAGAAGCGCTAAAAAAGACAGCGCCGCAAACAGGTCATCAGACAGTGGCACCATATCGGCGACATCCGACAAAAGTAAATCCTCCGACGCTGTAGACAAACAAGGCGCGGATGTTGGTGTTACCGATTCCGGTAAAACGTCCCAGTGTAATGCACGCGCTTGTGAGAGCGGCGAGCCAATCAACCTGAAAACCGGTGAGGAGCGTCTGACGCTGGTTGATGCTGTGCTCGATGGCCCGTTGCCGCTGACCCTGGCGCGCACCTATCGCAGTAGTAACTCGAGGGATACCGGGCTGGGTGTTGGCTGGAGCCACACATTCGGTGAGACCCTCGTTGTAGAGCCATCGCGAGGGACCGTTGCGTTACACGATGCGGAAGGGCGCATCATCCGCCTGCCGATCCCTGGCGACAGCGGTCGCAGCCACAATGTGGTGGAGCAACTATCCGTTACCCGGGAGAGCGACAGGCATTGGGTTGTCGCGCCCTATGGCGCTCCAAAAGGCATTCAGAAACATTTTCGTGCAGAATCGGCGGCCGGAAGTTCGCTGAAGCTGTCGGAAATCCGCGATGATTACGGTAACTTCTACCGCTTCCATTACGTACAAGGGCAATTGATCTGTGTAGAAAGCAGCCTAGGAGAGGCTCTGCACATATCGCCGGTGGAAGGCCGAGTAGGCGCGCTGAAAAAAGAGTCTCGCGATGGTCACATTTCTGTAATTGCGAGCTACGAATACAGCGAGCAGGGTGATCTTATTCGCGCCACTGATGCCAAAGGCCACAGTGAACGCTACGAATACGTCGGCCACCTCATCAAGAAACGAACCCTAAAGTCTGGTTACAGCTTTCATTTTCGTTGGGACGACAGTGGTCCCGGTGCCCGCTGTCTGCGTCAGTGGGGCGATCCGATTGATGGCCAGGCGACGTACGATTACACCTTCGTATGGGATGAGGATGGTAAGGGCGTTGCCGTTACCGATACCCGCGGCGGTACGGAACGCTACCGTTTTAACGCACAGGCGCTGCCGATCTATTACCGCGACGCCGAAGGGGGCGAAACGCTATATAGCTACAACCTTCTCGGGCAGCCCACCGAAATCAAGTTGCCTGCGGAAGAAGGCTCAGAGCGAAAGGAAATCTTCGCGTACGATGACTGTGGTCGTCTGACCGCCCGTACAGATGCCGCTGGCGGTGTCCAGAAAATCGAGTACAACCACAATGGTCAGCCTGCAAAAGTAACCGATGCTGCCGGTCGTATCTGGCAGCGCGAATACAATGAAAGTGGACAGGTAACCGCCAGTATCGATCCTCTCGGGCAAATCACCCGTTATACCTACAATCCCATCGGCCTGATAGGCAGCATTACCAATCCACTCGGCCAGACGACCCGCTACCTGTGGAACCCCCAGGGCAAGCTCTCGGCGGTGCACGACGCCGCTGGCCGATCTCAGCACTACCGCTACGATATTCATCAGCGACTGGTCGAGGTTCAGCATGGGCCTGACCTTTACACCCGTTATGAATACGACGTGCAGGATCGGATCAGTGCGGTAACTACCCCGGACGGCGGTCGGACCGAGTACTCTTACAATGCTCAAGGTTTGGTGGCAGAGATCGCCGATCCGGAAGGCCGTACAACTCACTACGACTACGATGGCCTGAGTCAGGTAAAGGCCCGCACCAACCCAGGCGGCAGCCGACTGCAATACCAGTACGACGGCGAGCGCAATCTGATCGGTCTCACCAATGAGAAGGGCGAACAGTACCGCCTCAAATACGATCTCAAGGAACGACTCACCGAAGAGGTCGGCTTTGACGGCCGTGTTACACGTTACGCGTACAACAATGCCGGCCACCTCATCGCCAGCCGGGCGGTGACGGACACGGCAAGCGGCAAGGGTGTGGATACCCTGTATGAGCGGGATGCCTTCGGCCGTCTGTTACAGGAAATCACTCCGGACGGCACCACCAGTTACCGCTATAACCGCGCCGGCCAGATGACCGAAGCGGAAACCGCGCACCGGAAATTACGCTGGAATTACGACGCCTGCGGCCGCCTGATTGGCGACTGGCAGGACAATGCAGAAATCCTGCACTCCTACGACAAAGCCGGTAACCGTATTGCCACCCGCTTGCCCAGCGGAGAAGAACTGATCTATGGCTATAACGAGGTGGGCCAGTTCCAGAGCCTCCACACCCAGTTTGCTGGCGCAGAGACAGCAACACTACTGGCCTCCATCAATCGCGATGCACTCGGCAGAGAAATCGCCCGGGAACACGGCAATGGCCTCACCACCAATAGTAGCTACGACCCGCAGGGCCGCCTGCAAAGCCTGCGTGTGGGTAAGTCCGCATCGGATGCTAACAAGCCAGTAGAAAACCCGCTGCTGGAGCGCAGCTACGGCTACAACCGCAGTGGCCAGCTAACCCAGATCAACGACAGCCTGCGCGGCAACCGCAGCTACCACTACGACGCACTGGATCGTCTGACCCAGGTAGATGGCCCGTCCCCGGAACATTTCGTCCACGACCCCGCACACAATATTCTCGCCGCGGCAGGCAGCGCGGAGGAAGCACAACAGCAGGCCAGCAGTACCCAGGTAAACGGCAACCGCCTGCAATTCCGCGGCGACACCCACTACGAATACGATATCCACGGCAGCCGCACCGCCGCCCTGCGCGGCAAAGGCAAAAAGCTCCAGACCCGCTATCGCTACAACAGCAAGCACCAGCTTGTCGCCGTGGCCCAGTACAAACTGGATGATGCCGGCGAGCCACAACTTCAATCGGAAACCCACTACCAGTACGACCCCCTCGGCCGTCGTGTGCGTAAGCAGGGGGTGGGCGCGATCACCGAATTTCTGTGGAATGGCGATGTTCTGCTTCAGGAAACCACCCGGGATTCCGCAACCAGCCAGGATCTGAAATCCCGCACCTACTACTTTGAGCCGGAAACGTTTAAGCCAATCGCTCTAAGCGAAGATGGCGAGGTATACCAGTACCACCTGGACCACCTTGGCACTCCGGAAACCCTGACCAATTCTGAAGGAGAAGTGGTCTGGAGTGTCAGCTACAAAACCTACGGTAACCTGGCCATCGCCCACCGCGAAGAAATTGCTCAGCCGATTCGGTTTCAGGGACAGTATTTTGATGAAGAGAGTGGGCTGCATTACAACCGGTTTAGGTTCTTCGACCCGGAATGCGGCCGATTTACTCAGCAAGATCCGGTGGGATTGCTAGGCGGTATCAACAATTATCAGTATGTTCCTAACCCATTGACATGGATAGATCCGTATGGTCTAAGTTGTAAGGAAGGGTACGCTGTTGTGAGGCAGTTTGAAAATGGGCGGCAAGAAGGGCATTTTACAATTGAAGTCGTACTAGACGATCTAAAGTACTCAACACATCAAGTAATCACCGAAAAAGACTGGAGTAATACAACTATCGTACGTGCTGGCCAATATCACTTGGCAAGCAGTGGGCCTATACATGAAGTGACGATTCCACTTCCTGATGCAAAAACTGCAATTGAGCATCAAAAAAATCTTATTAATGAGCCGCTAGGTAAATACCAGGCTATCGAAAATAGTTGTTTGTCACATGTGTGCGATATTCTTGATGCTGGTGGCGGCCCAAAATATAGTAAAAGTCGAATTGGTTATGGCAAGTTCTTCAAGAAGAATGGTTTTGGTCGCTTAGATGCCGGCGGAAGTATTTTAGATTAA
- a CDS encoding immunity protein Tsi6 family protein — MNYSDVEDCADRALEAVVGLESKHGKSPVLESIKNQMIFVRDNARVGKNPVDELPDGKSFTFGILSSREFASPEELLVKEKLNRVARLLF; from the coding sequence ATGAATTATTCTGATGTTGAAGATTGTGCGGATCGTGCGCTGGAAGCTGTTGTCGGGCTTGAATCAAAGCATGGAAAAAGTCCGGTTCTAGAATCTATTAAGAATCAAATGATATTTGTCAGGGATAATGCTCGGGTAGGAAAAAACCCAGTCGACGAACTTCCCGATGGTAAATCGTTTACCTTCGGAATATTGTCATCAAGAGAGTTTGCAAGCCCTGAGGAACTATTAGTCAAAGAGAAGTTGAATCGTGTGGCCAGGTTGCTTTTTTGA
- a CDS encoding DUF962 domain-containing protein, translating to MRTADQWLNEYGESHQNPTNKAIHWMAVPLIYLTVVGLFWSIPQPQWMAELVWLNWAVVALIPTMLFYLVMSFPLALGMVALSLLCLGACSALERSGQSVLWWSVGVFVVMWVFQFIGHHIEGKKPSFFKDLQFLLIGPAWVIGFLYRKLGISY from the coding sequence ATGCGCACAGCAGACCAGTGGCTTAATGAATACGGCGAGAGCCACCAAAACCCCACCAATAAAGCCATCCACTGGATGGCGGTGCCCCTGATTTACCTGACGGTAGTCGGCCTCTTCTGGTCCATTCCGCAGCCCCAGTGGATGGCGGAGCTGGTGTGGCTGAACTGGGCGGTGGTGGCCCTGATCCCAACGATGCTGTTTTACCTGGTGATGTCGTTCCCTCTCGCGCTGGGAATGGTCGCGCTTTCCTTGCTGTGTCTGGGTGCGTGCAGTGCGCTGGAGCGGAGTGGGCAGAGCGTATTATGGTGGTCCGTAGGGGTGTTTGTGGTGATGTGGGTGTTCCAGTTTATTGGGCACCATATCGAGGGTAAGAAGCCTTCTTTCTTCAAAGACCTGCAGTTTCTGCTGATCGGCCCGGCCTGGGTGATCGGTTTCCTGTATCGCAAGCTCGGTATTTCTTACTGA